The Geobacter sp. AOG2 genome includes a window with the following:
- a CDS encoding UDP-glucuronic acid decarboxylase family protein: MRILVTGGAGFIGSHLCERLLGEGHDVICLDNLFTGSKDNIIHLMDNHRFELVRHDIVEPILLEVDRIYNLACPASPVHYQYNPVKTVKTSVMGTINMLGMAKRVKARILQASTSEVYGDPQMHPQTESYWGNVNPIGIRSCYDEGKRVAETLMMDYHRQNQVDIRIIRIFNTYGPRMAENDGRVVSNFIIQALRNEDITVYGDGSQTRSFCFVTDLVEGMCRMMECDDFIGPVNLGNPVENTILEFAEKIITITGSRSKVIFKPLPQDDPKQRRPDISLAGEKLGWQPQIGLETGLAKTAEYFAARIGKG; the protein is encoded by the coding sequence ATGCGCATCCTGGTCACCGGCGGCGCAGGATTCATCGGTTCGCACCTGTGCGAGCGGCTCCTGGGCGAAGGACACGACGTCATCTGCCTGGACAACCTTTTCACCGGCAGCAAGGACAATATCATCCACCTGATGGACAACCACCGCTTCGAACTGGTCCGCCACGACATCGTCGAGCCGATCCTTCTGGAGGTGGACCGCATCTACAACCTGGCCTGTCCGGCCTCGCCGGTGCACTACCAGTACAACCCGGTCAAGACCGTCAAGACCAGCGTCATGGGCACCATCAACATGCTGGGGATGGCCAAGCGCGTCAAGGCCCGCATCCTGCAGGCATCCACGTCGGAGGTCTACGGCGATCCCCAGATGCATCCCCAGACCGAGTCCTACTGGGGCAACGTCAACCCCATCGGCATCCGCAGCTGCTACGACGAGGGGAAACGGGTGGCCGAAACCCTGATGATGGACTACCACCGCCAGAACCAGGTGGACATCCGCATCATCCGCATCTTCAACACCTACGGCCCCCGGATGGCCGAAAACGACGGCCGCGTGGTGTCCAACTTCATCATCCAGGCGTTGCGCAACGAAGACATCACGGTCTACGGCGACGGTTCCCAGACCCGGTCGTTCTGCTTTGTCACCGACCTGGTGGAGGGGATGTGCCGCATGATGGAATGCGACGATTTCATCGGCCCGGTCAACCTGGGCAACCCGGTTGAAAACACAATCCTTGAGTTTGCCGAAAAAATCATTACAATTACAGGATCAAGATCCAAGGTGATCTTCAAGCCCCTGCCCCAGGACGATCCCAAACAGCGCCGCCCGGACATATCGCTGGCCGGGGAGAAGCTGGGGTGGCAACCGCAGATCGGACTGGAAACAGGACTGGCAAAGACGGCCGAGTATTTTGCCGCGCGGATAGGCAAAGGATAA
- the rsmI gene encoding 16S rRNA (cytidine(1402)-2'-O)-methyltransferase has product MPGTLYILATPIGNLEDMTYRAVRILGEVDLIAAEDTRHSLKLLNHFGISKPLTSYFDHNQQFKGERILQALRQDKSVALISDAGTPCISDPGFNLVRAAVAEGIAVVPIPGSCAAIAALSASGLPSDAFTFAGFPPARQGKRRTFLGAMAALPGTLVFYEAPHRLEDTLRDMLEVLGERQVVVARELTKVYEEFIRGTVGEVLAAVAGGKVRGEVVILVAPGEAVQEESEPLPELLHRLMHDEGLTVKDAARKAAEITGVSKNTAYTEALRVQNSLN; this is encoded by the coding sequence ATGCCCGGCACCCTCTACATCCTGGCCACCCCCATCGGCAATCTTGAGGACATGACCTACCGGGCGGTCCGCATCTTGGGGGAGGTGGACCTGATCGCGGCCGAGGACACCCGCCACTCCCTCAAGCTGCTCAACCATTTCGGCATCTCCAAACCGCTCACCTCCTATTTCGACCACAACCAGCAATTCAAAGGCGAACGGATCCTCCAGGCGTTACGCCAGGATAAGTCGGTGGCCCTGATCTCGGACGCCGGCACACCCTGCATCTCCGATCCCGGTTTCAACCTGGTGCGCGCCGCCGTGGCCGAGGGGATCGCAGTTGTCCCCATCCCCGGCTCTTGCGCCGCCATCGCCGCCCTCTCCGCCTCGGGCCTGCCCAGCGACGCCTTCACCTTTGCCGGTTTCCCGCCCGCCCGCCAGGGCAAGCGCCGCACCTTCCTGGGCGCCATGGCCGCCCTGCCCGGAACCCTGGTGTTCTACGAGGCCCCCCACCGGTTGGAGGATACCCTGCGGGATATGCTCGAGGTGCTGGGCGAGCGGCAGGTCGTAGTGGCACGCGAGTTGACCAAGGTCTATGAAGAGTTCATCCGCGGGACGGTGGGCGAGGTGCTGGCGGCAGTTGCCGGGGGCAAGGTGCGGGGCGAGGTGGTCATACTGGTGGCACCGGGCGAAGCGGTGCAGGAGGAGAGCGAACCCCTGCCGGAACTGCTCCACCGCTTGATGCACGACGAGGGGTTGACAGTCAAGGACGCCGCCCGGAAGGCCGCTGAAATAACCGGTGTTTCCAAAAACACGGCCTATACCGAAGCCCTGCGGGTACAAAACAGCCTGAATTAG
- a CDS encoding septum formation initiator family protein, whose amino-acid sequence MKLPFQKRMYLFPAGCLAFILFFTVFGDKGLLRIYELRADIAGTEERLNATRVDNEKLKREIIALKSDRRYLESIARKDFGFVRNNEVIYQFPQEKKQP is encoded by the coding sequence GTGAAGCTGCCCTTCCAGAAAAGGATGTACCTCTTCCCGGCCGGATGCCTTGCATTCATCCTTTTCTTCACCGTCTTCGGCGACAAGGGGCTTCTGCGCATCTACGAACTTCGCGCGGACATCGCCGGGACGGAAGAGCGGCTAAACGCCACCAGGGTGGATAACGAGAAACTGAAACGGGAGATCATCGCCCTCAAGTCCGACCGCCGCTATCTGGAAAGCATAGCCCGCAAGGATTTCGGGTTTGTGCGCAACAATGAGGTGATCTACCAGTTCCCCCAGGAAAAGAAACAACCCTAA
- the argS gene encoding arginine--tRNA ligase — protein sequence MIRNRIAVLVETALQTAAAEEELLSSPFPAVIIGTPDNPDHGDFSCNIAMQMAKGERKAPRQVAEIIIKHLGDGKGLLAKTEIAGPGFINLFVTPSAWQSTLPEIESQGTDFGRTATGAGKKVQIEFVSANPTGPLHIGHGRGAAIGDTLCRILGAAGWAVTREFYYNDAGQQISNLALSVQARCLGIEPDDPRWPTDGYQGEYIKDVATAYLGRETVEASDQHTTASGDPHNLDAIRSFAVAYLRREQDLDLAAFDVAFDVYSLESALYADGSVNEVVERLIANKHAYEQDGALWLRTTDFGDDKDRVMRKSDGAYTYFIPDVAYHLNKWKRGFTRVINEQGADHHSTITRVRAGLQALDMGIPQGWPEYVLHQMVTVMRGGEEVKISKRAGSYVTLRDLIDEVGRDATRFFFLMRKVDAQLVFDIDLAKQQTNENPVYYVQYAHARICSIFENAAEKGFTAPEQPGPEALALLTTPEELQLIKLLCALPDTIDDCAVHFEPHRLTYYLTELAGCFHSFYNKNRVITEDTALTSARLYLLKRTAQTLRNALAVLGISAPERM from the coding sequence ATGATACGAAATCGAATTGCCGTCCTCGTCGAAACAGCCCTGCAGACCGCTGCCGCAGAAGAAGAACTACTCTCGTCCCCCTTCCCCGCCGTCATCATCGGAACCCCGGATAACCCGGACCACGGGGATTTTTCCTGCAATATCGCCATGCAGATGGCCAAGGGCGAACGCAAGGCGCCACGCCAGGTGGCCGAGATCATCATCAAACATCTGGGCGACGGCAAGGGCCTTCTGGCCAAAACCGAAATCGCCGGACCCGGCTTCATCAACCTGTTCGTCACCCCATCCGCCTGGCAATCCACCCTGCCGGAGATCGAGAGCCAGGGTACGGACTTCGGCCGCACCGCGACCGGCGCGGGGAAAAAGGTACAGATCGAATTCGTCAGCGCCAACCCCACAGGACCTTTGCACATAGGCCATGGCCGCGGGGCCGCCATCGGCGACACCCTCTGCCGTATCCTGGGGGCCGCCGGCTGGGCGGTGACCCGCGAATTCTACTACAACGACGCCGGCCAGCAGATCAGCAACCTGGCGCTCTCCGTCCAGGCGCGCTGCCTCGGCATCGAACCGGACGATCCCCGCTGGCCCACGGACGGCTACCAGGGCGAATACATCAAGGACGTGGCCACCGCCTACCTGGGCAGGGAAACCGTGGAAGCCAGCGACCAGCACACCACCGCCTCTGGCGACCCCCACAACCTGGACGCCATCCGCAGCTTTGCCGTGGCCTACCTGCGTCGGGAGCAGGACCTGGACCTGGCCGCCTTCGACGTGGCCTTCGACGTCTACTCCCTGGAGTCGGCCCTCTACGCCGACGGCAGCGTGAACGAAGTGGTCGAGCGGCTGATCGCCAACAAGCATGCCTACGAACAGGACGGCGCCCTCTGGCTGCGCACCACCGACTTCGGCGACGACAAGGACCGGGTGATGCGCAAGAGCGACGGCGCCTACACCTACTTCATCCCGGACGTGGCCTATCACCTGAACAAATGGAAGCGGGGCTTCACCCGGGTCATCAACGAACAGGGCGCCGACCACCACAGCACCATCACCAGAGTGCGGGCCGGCCTCCAGGCGCTGGATATGGGTATCCCCCAGGGATGGCCCGAGTACGTGCTGCACCAGATGGTCACCGTCATGCGCGGCGGCGAAGAGGTCAAGATCTCCAAGCGGGCCGGCAGCTACGTCACCCTGCGGGACCTGATCGATGAGGTGGGACGCGACGCCACCCGGTTCTTCTTCCTGATGCGCAAGGTGGACGCCCAACTGGTGTTCGACATCGACCTGGCCAAGCAGCAGACCAACGAGAACCCGGTCTACTATGTCCAGTACGCCCATGCCCGTATCTGCAGCATCTTCGAAAACGCCGCCGAAAAGGGTTTCACGGCCCCCGAACAACCGGGTCCTGAAGCGCTGGCGCTCCTCACGACCCCGGAGGAGTTGCAGCTTATAAAACTGCTGTGCGCCCTGCCGGACACCATCGACGACTGCGCCGTCCATTTCGAGCCGCACCGCCTCACCTACTACCTGACCGAGCTGGCCGGCTGTTTCCACAGTTTCTACAACAAAAACCGGGTCATCACCGAAGACACCGCCTTGACCTCTGCGCGCCTCTACCTGCTCAAACGCACCGCCCAGACCCTGAGGAACGCCCTCGCGGTCCTGGGCATATCAGCACCTGAACGGATGTAG
- a CDS encoding UDP-glucose/GDP-mannose dehydrogenase family protein, producing MKICIFGAGYVGLVAAACFAESGNSVIAVDVDKSKIDGLREGIIPIYEPGLKEMVLRNQAEGRLSFTTEMAEAVQASLVCFIAVGTPPGEDGSADLKYVLGVARDIGRAMNGFKIIVDKSTVPVGTADKVREAVRDELASRGAAFEFDVVSNPEFLKEGAAIDDFMKPDRVVIGTDNVRTAEIMKELYDPFMRKQNRLIVMDIRSAEMTKYAANAMLATRISFMNQIANLCDCMGADVAAVREGIGSDTRIGYDFLFPGPGYGGSCFPKDVKALIKTAEECDYDFLLLRAVEDVNERQKEVLADKLIKALGSPDTEGRPLGGRTVACWGLSFKPRTDDMREAPSITIIERLLAAGATVRAHDPEALKEAQKVFGDRIEYSTNQYAILENADALVVITDWSEYRNPDFDRIKAALQKPLVVDGRNLYKPDRMAAAGFNYIPLGRCSGLTCGAVK from the coding sequence ATGAAGATCTGTATCTTTGGTGCCGGCTATGTCGGTCTTGTGGCGGCGGCCTGTTTCGCCGAGAGCGGCAACAGCGTCATCGCCGTTGATGTAGACAAATCAAAGATAGATGGCCTTAGAGAAGGCATCATACCGATCTACGAGCCGGGCCTGAAGGAGATGGTGCTGCGCAACCAGGCCGAGGGACGGCTTTCCTTTACCACCGAGATGGCCGAAGCTGTGCAGGCGTCTCTGGTCTGCTTCATCGCCGTGGGTACCCCGCCGGGCGAGGACGGTTCGGCCGACCTGAAATACGTCCTGGGGGTGGCCCGGGATATCGGCCGCGCCATGAACGGCTTCAAGATCATCGTGGACAAGTCCACCGTGCCGGTCGGCACGGCCGACAAGGTACGTGAGGCGGTCCGGGACGAACTCGCCTCCCGCGGCGCGGCCTTCGAGTTCGACGTGGTCTCCAACCCCGAATTCCTCAAGGAGGGGGCGGCCATCGACGACTTCATGAAACCCGACCGGGTGGTGATCGGCACGGACAACGTGCGCACCGCCGAGATCATGAAGGAGCTGTACGACCCCTTCATGCGCAAGCAGAACCGCCTGATCGTCATGGACATCCGCAGCGCCGAGATGACCAAGTACGCGGCCAACGCCATGCTGGCTACCCGCATCTCCTTCATGAACCAGATCGCCAACCTGTGCGACTGCATGGGGGCCGACGTGGCCGCCGTGCGGGAGGGGATCGGTTCCGACACGCGCATCGGCTACGACTTCCTCTTCCCCGGCCCCGGCTACGGCGGCTCCTGTTTTCCCAAGGACGTGAAGGCCCTGATCAAGACCGCCGAGGAGTGCGACTACGATTTCCTGCTGCTCAGGGCGGTGGAGGATGTGAACGAGCGCCAGAAGGAGGTCCTGGCCGACAAGCTCATCAAGGCTCTGGGCTCACCGGACACGGAGGGACGGCCGCTCGGCGGACGCACCGTGGCCTGTTGGGGGCTTTCCTTCAAGCCGCGTACCGACGACATGCGGGAGGCGCCCTCCATTACCATCATCGAGCGCCTGCTGGCGGCCGGGGCCACCGTGCGCGCCCATGACCCGGAAGCGCTCAAGGAGGCCCAGAAGGTCTTCGGCGACCGGATCGAATACAGCACCAACCAGTATGCGATCCTGGAAAACGCCGACGCCCTGGTCGTCATCACCGACTGGAGCGAGTACCGCAACCCGGACTTCGACCGTATCAAGGCCGCTCTGCAAAAACCGCTCGTGGTCGACGGACGCAACCTCTACAAGCCGGACCGCATGGCGGCCGCCGGGTTCAACTACATCCCCCTGGGACGCTGTAGCGGCTTGACCTGCGGGGCGGTGAAATAA
- a CDS encoding TIGR00730 family Rossman fold protein, giving the protein MKSICVYCGSSPGRQEAYTDAARDLAKVLVDRNLRLVYGGASVGIMGQVADTVLHLGGEAVGVIPDALMRKEIAHPNLTELHVTRSMHERKTLMAELSDGFIALPGGIGTLEEIFEIWTWAQLGFHGKPCGLLNIAGYYDALITFLDHTVAEQFVREPHRSMLLVERSPGALLDRFADYEPPTVQKWVGKTET; this is encoded by the coding sequence ATGAAAAGCATCTGCGTCTATTGCGGTTCCAGCCCCGGTCGCCAGGAGGCCTACACCGACGCCGCCCGCGACCTGGCCAAAGTGCTGGTGGATCGAAACCTGCGGCTCGTCTACGGCGGGGCCAGCGTCGGTATCATGGGGCAGGTGGCGGATACGGTGCTGCATCTGGGCGGGGAGGCGGTGGGGGTCATCCCCGACGCGCTCATGCGCAAGGAGATCGCCCACCCGAACCTGACCGAACTGCACGTGACCCGCTCCATGCACGAACGCAAGACCCTGATGGCCGAGCTTTCCGACGGGTTCATCGCCCTGCCGGGAGGGATCGGCACCCTGGAGGAGATCTTCGAGATCTGGACCTGGGCCCAGCTTGGCTTTCACGGCAAACCGTGCGGTCTGCTCAACATCGCGGGCTACTACGACGCGCTGATAACGTTTCTGGATCACACCGTGGCGGAACAGTTCGTCAGAGAGCCGCACCGCTCCATGCTGCTCGTGGAGCGGAGCCCCGGGGCGCTGCTGGACCGGTTTGCCGATTATGAACCGCCAACGGTTCAAAAGTGGGTGGGGAAAACCGAAACATAA
- a CDS encoding N-acetylmuramoyl-L-alanine amidase: MTRFLHIVASLLLLSFLLPYPALAARKKAVGQTADPRPLSVLGEVKHWSNPDYTRISLEFDRDVTWEAHELGKGSPGKPGRVYIDINHAKLGPGVKDITIGDGLLKGVRLGQYKHDVVRVVLDTENIKDYKVFPLSEPARVVIDVRGERRAEISRLEETISARQEQAAEPKPKPEAPVAAEKKARPQKKPFISKIRRIVVDPGHGGHDSGALGPDGVKEKDVVLAIGLKLRDLLRDELGLDVVMTRSTDVFIPLEERTAIANKVNADLFVSVHANAALNHVASGIETYYLNLAKTEKAAQLAAKENGTTLEKVSVLQAILFDLMANYKLNDSAHLADEVQRSLHGRIKGIHPDVRNLGVKQGPFYVLVGATMPSILVETAFVSNPQEEARLSDPAYQEQTAEGIMEGIRGYITSLK, from the coding sequence ATGACCCGATTCCTGCACATAGTTGCAAGCCTTCTCCTCCTCTCCTTCCTCCTCCCCTACCCCGCCCTGGCGGCCAGGAAAAAAGCTGTCGGCCAGACCGCCGACCCCCGCCCCTTGTCCGTTCTGGGAGAGGTGAAACACTGGTCGAACCCGGACTACACCCGCATCTCACTGGAGTTTGACCGGGACGTCACCTGGGAGGCCCATGAATTGGGCAAGGGGAGCCCCGGCAAGCCGGGCCGGGTCTATATCGACATCAACCATGCCAAACTGGGGCCGGGGGTGAAGGACATCACCATCGGCGACGGCCTCCTGAAAGGGGTCCGGCTCGGCCAGTACAAACATGACGTGGTACGGGTGGTGCTGGATACGGAGAACATCAAGGACTACAAGGTCTTCCCCCTCTCGGAGCCTGCACGGGTGGTCATCGACGTGCGCGGAGAGCGCCGCGCCGAGATCTCCCGCCTTGAGGAAACCATCTCCGCCAGACAGGAACAGGCGGCGGAGCCGAAGCCGAAACCCGAGGCACCGGTCGCCGCGGAAAAGAAGGCAAGGCCCCAGAAAAAGCCGTTCATCTCCAAGATCCGCCGGATCGTCGTCGATCCGGGCCACGGCGGACATGATTCCGGGGCACTGGGCCCCGACGGCGTCAAAGAGAAGGACGTGGTCCTGGCCATCGGCCTGAAACTGCGGGACCTGCTGAGGGACGAACTGGGACTGGACGTGGTCATGACCCGCTCCACCGATGTCTTCATCCCCCTTGAGGAACGCACCGCCATCGCCAACAAGGTGAACGCCGACCTGTTCGTCTCGGTGCACGCCAATGCCGCCCTCAACCATGTGGCCTCCGGCATCGAAACCTACTACCTCAACCTGGCCAAAACCGAAAAGGCCGCTCAACTGGCCGCCAAGGAGAACGGCACCACCCTGGAGAAGGTCAGCGTCCTGCAGGCGATCCTCTTCGACCTCATGGCCAACTACAAGCTGAACGACTCCGCCCACTTGGCCGACGAGGTTCAAAGGTCGCTGCACGGCAGGATCAAAGGCATCCATCCCGACGTCAGGAACCTGGGGGTCAAGCAGGGTCCTTTCTATGTCCTGGTGGGCGCCACCATGCCCAGCATCCTGGTGGAGACCGCCTTTGTCAGCAACCCCCAGGAAGAGGCCCGCCTCTCGGACCCCGCCTATCAGGAACAGACCGCGGAAGGCATCATGGAAGGCATCCGCGGCTACATCACCAGCCTGAAATAA
- a CDS encoding SPOR domain-containing protein, giving the protein MRIDYSEPKKSFTTPQSANRPRKEPTARFSVILVVTGLATFAAGFGSGWFLSQRAAKKSFQAAMEQTSLESSPQQNAVPVKAVPPQPAAPTPTQPPQPGAVPPNGQPQTMPEPPLSFYKTLPSGQKNNVMGSGINTKEDKGKQPLQAAMPSNVIRQAQQPGNEAAKQGTDKATAERPARQDSNGFTVQVASYTLKSEAEAVRSKLAGKGYNVFVTESNQGDKGTWYRVRVGRRLEQDAAKELSGKIGKGAIVIPDKD; this is encoded by the coding sequence ATGAGGATCGATTACAGCGAACCCAAGAAGTCATTCACCACACCCCAGAGCGCCAATCGTCCCCGCAAGGAACCGACGGCGCGGTTCAGTGTCATCCTTGTCGTCACCGGCCTGGCTACCTTTGCCGCCGGTTTCGGCTCAGGCTGGTTCCTCTCCCAGCGGGCCGCCAAGAAATCGTTCCAGGCCGCCATGGAGCAGACCAGCCTGGAAAGCTCGCCGCAGCAGAACGCCGTCCCGGTGAAGGCCGTGCCGCCCCAACCGGCCGCCCCAACCCCCACCCAGCCGCCGCAGCCCGGCGCCGTGCCGCCCAACGGTCAGCCCCAGACCATGCCCGAACCGCCGCTCAGCTTCTACAAGACCCTGCCCAGCGGCCAGAAGAACAACGTCATGGGGAGCGGCATAAACACCAAAGAGGACAAGGGCAAGCAACCGTTGCAGGCCGCCATGCCGTCGAACGTGATCAGGCAGGCCCAACAACCCGGCAATGAGGCTGCGAAGCAGGGCACCGACAAGGCCACGGCCGAGAGGCCGGCACGGCAGGATTCGAACGGCTTTACGGTCCAGGTCGCATCCTATACCCTGAAATCCGAGGCAGAGGCGGTACGAAGCAAACTGGCGGGCAAGGGATACAACGTATTCGTGACCGAGTCCAACCAGGGAGACAAGGGGACCTGGTACCGGGTGCGCGTCGGCAGAAGGCTCGAACAGGACGCGGCCAAGGAATTGTCCGGCAAGATCGGCAAGGGCGCCATCGTCATCCCGGACAAGGATTGA